One window of Posidoniimonas polymericola genomic DNA carries:
- a CDS encoding vitamin K epoxide reductase family protein, translating to MRQKRVPLAILMSLLALTAAAVSTYLAWKTITAGPVAGCGAASGAACDDILASRWSKWFGLPVSALAAVVYVGIAAAAWPVALRSGAAARGVLTGLIVLAVGAGLWFVGVQVVALGAFCPWCLTVHACSLLIAGTAIGLLRQPDEDDDRQAAASLINATVPGARRSTPRSTAVGPRTGGPLVGAAVAAVCLAALAAGQLLSKAPTPELAEISFDPAGQGAAGQQSDNQPAQEEAAESDDPLLSDPILEDSMLNDGPRELAPIELDANTAEDPNTGLPPLALDGRTLRFKGLAKPVDVDQMPLIGSPDAKHVGVEVVDYACPHCRELHHFISTEIERRDGDLAFVVHHLPLNSDCNPNVDPKIKPSKNLRYSCEFARLAISVWLRKPEEFQAYHYWLMEGEEPPRITKARVRATEIIGDEVLVGAELRGQVAERIRAQCQALTSLSGGLPVMLFQDSAVQGVPKNEQIFTDLLDKTFGP from the coding sequence ATGCGACAAAAACGCGTCCCCCTCGCTATCCTGATGAGCCTGCTGGCCCTCACCGCGGCCGCGGTTTCTACCTACCTGGCGTGGAAGACCATCACCGCCGGGCCGGTGGCCGGCTGCGGCGCGGCGTCGGGCGCCGCGTGCGACGACATCCTCGCAAGCCGCTGGTCGAAGTGGTTCGGACTGCCGGTCAGCGCCCTGGCGGCGGTCGTGTACGTCGGCATCGCGGCGGCCGCCTGGCCGGTGGCGTTGCGCAGCGGAGCGGCCGCGCGCGGCGTGCTGACCGGCCTGATCGTTCTAGCCGTAGGCGCCGGGCTGTGGTTTGTTGGCGTCCAGGTCGTGGCGCTCGGCGCCTTCTGCCCGTGGTGCCTAACCGTGCACGCGTGCAGCCTGCTGATCGCCGGAACCGCGATTGGACTGCTGCGCCAGCCCGACGAAGACGATGACCGCCAGGCCGCGGCGTCGCTGATCAACGCCACGGTGCCGGGGGCGCGTCGCTCGACGCCCCGGTCGACAGCGGTCGGTCCTAGAACCGGCGGGCCGCTGGTCGGCGCCGCCGTGGCGGCGGTGTGCCTCGCCGCGCTGGCCGCCGGCCAACTGCTCTCGAAGGCCCCCACGCCCGAACTGGCAGAGATCTCATTCGATCCCGCAGGGCAGGGCGCCGCGGGCCAGCAATCCGACAACCAGCCGGCGCAAGAAGAAGCGGCGGAATCCGACGACCCGCTGCTATCAGACCCAATCCTAGAAGACTCGATGCTCAATGACGGGCCGCGTGAGCTGGCGCCGATCGAGCTAGACGCCAACACCGCAGAGGACCCCAATACGGGCCTGCCGCCACTCGCCCTTGACGGGCGGACGCTGCGGTTCAAGGGTCTCGCCAAGCCGGTTGATGTCGACCAGATGCCGCTGATCGGCAGCCCCGACGCCAAGCACGTCGGCGTCGAGGTGGTGGACTACGCCTGCCCCCACTGCCGGGAGCTGCACCATTTCATCTCGACCGAGATCGAGCGGCGTGACGGCGACCTCGCGTTTGTCGTGCACCACCTGCCGCTGAACAGCGACTGCAACCCGAACGTCGACCCCAAGATCAAGCCCTCCAAGAACCTCCGCTATTCGTGCGAGTTCGCCCGCCTGGCGATCAGCGTCTGGCTCCGCAAGCCAGAGGAATTCCAGGCGTACCACTACTGGCTGATGGAGGGCGAGGAGCCCCCGCGCATCACCAAGGCCCGCGTCCGCGCGACCGAGATCATCGGCGACGAGGTGCTGGTGGGCGCCGAGCTCCGCGGTCAGGTAGCCGAACGGATCCGCGCGCAGTGCCAGGCGCTCACCAGCCTCAGCGGCGGGCTGCCGGTCATGCTCTTCCAAGACAGCGCCGTGCAGGGCGTGCCGAAGAACGAGCAGATCTTTACCGACCTGCTCGACAAGACCTTTGGCCCGTAG
- a CDS encoding PAS domain-containing sensor histidine kinase — protein sequence MRTKDASEGAVVMGPACTTDNRQADYAFRRELYSLQVQTDRLQRWLLLGQWVFAAIVAAWISPRTWQGEWSSTHVHLWAALVLGGLLVSLPWALISLMPGARLTRLVVAAAQAGFSVLLIHLMGGRIEAHFHIFGALALLSFYRDPLVYLPAVAIVVVDHVGRGLYWPESIFGVNSPSFWRALEHAGWVLFEVVFLLWGVMQSRHHLLRMSQLQHSLQSERDNLEQRVAHRTAELDQSRRYAENVLDSLDARICILDYEGVIVSTNRAWDQLESLGVCEPTSLTAGLNYIASCQDCAAIGRDDLGVLADATGRVICGELTGHVQEFKVEPRGETRWIQARVSPFLGDQVAAAVVTHVDITERVQALKQSHEESRRAASLSKILRESPNEIYVFRRDTLAFIENNEGAERRSGYTRQDLAEMTPLDLMPDLDREALLADLATLDGKKIACVQFQTEMAARNGHRTPVQVVVHQAVFEQTPVYVAFVADLSQTRALEHKLAQAQKLESLGQLAAGIAHEINTPMQCIASNMEFLDGSYKLLDPICREMLTAVELEPAEWATRQAVLRDLVNARLGFVLDQAAGAVEETAGASQRVVEIVRAMKAMSHPGAREKSAADVNEIIRQAATITRNRWKYVAEMQLELAEPAPVVPLLAAEMSQVLLNLIVNAADAIVDRYGELPGAGKITVRTESHEEYVRIEVSDNGAGMSEAVRRRIFEPFFTTKDVGKGTGQGLAIAYDAVVNKHQGTIELTSTPGDGTTFIVCLPAGERQTTEAEGSPGEEIAVQA from the coding sequence ATGCGAACTAAGGACGCCAGCGAAGGAGCGGTTGTGATGGGACCGGCGTGTACGACAGACAACCGCCAGGCAGACTACGCCTTCCGACGCGAGCTGTACTCGCTGCAGGTGCAGACCGACCGGTTGCAGCGCTGGCTGCTGCTGGGGCAGTGGGTGTTCGCCGCGATCGTGGCGGCGTGGATCTCCCCGCGGACCTGGCAGGGCGAGTGGAGCTCGACGCACGTCCACCTGTGGGCGGCGCTGGTCCTCGGCGGCCTGCTGGTCAGCCTGCCGTGGGCGCTGATCTCGCTGATGCCGGGGGCGCGACTGACGCGGTTGGTCGTGGCTGCGGCCCAGGCCGGCTTCTCGGTGCTGCTGATCCACCTGATGGGCGGACGCATCGAGGCCCACTTTCATATCTTCGGGGCGCTCGCGCTGCTCTCTTTCTATCGGGACCCGCTGGTCTACCTGCCGGCGGTGGCGATCGTGGTGGTCGACCACGTCGGCCGCGGCCTGTACTGGCCCGAGTCCATTTTTGGCGTAAACTCGCCCTCCTTCTGGCGGGCGCTCGAGCACGCCGGCTGGGTGCTGTTCGAGGTGGTCTTCCTGCTGTGGGGCGTCATGCAAAGCCGCCACCACCTGCTGCGGATGTCCCAGCTCCAGCACTCGCTCCAGTCGGAACGCGACAACCTCGAGCAGCGGGTGGCGCACCGCACCGCGGAGCTCGACCAGTCGAGGCGGTACGCCGAGAACGTGCTCGACTCGCTCGACGCGCGGATCTGCATCCTCGACTATGAGGGCGTGATCGTCTCGACCAACCGCGCGTGGGACCAGCTCGAGAGCCTTGGTGTGTGCGAGCCGACAAGCCTGACCGCGGGACTGAACTACATCGCCTCGTGCCAGGACTGCGCGGCCATTGGCCGCGACGACCTGGGCGTCCTCGCCGACGCGACGGGACGCGTGATCTGCGGCGAGCTGACCGGGCACGTGCAGGAGTTCAAGGTTGAGCCGCGGGGCGAGACCCGCTGGATCCAGGCCCGGGTGTCGCCGTTTCTGGGCGATCAGGTAGCGGCGGCGGTAGTGACGCACGTCGACATCACCGAGCGTGTGCAGGCGCTCAAGCAGTCGCACGAGGAGTCGCGCCGGGCCGCCTCGCTGTCGAAGATCCTCCGGGAGTCGCCCAACGAGATCTACGTCTTCAGGCGGGACACGCTGGCTTTTATCGAGAACAACGAGGGCGCCGAGCGGCGCAGCGGCTACACCCGTCAAGACCTGGCCGAGATGACCCCGCTCGACCTGATGCCGGACCTCGACCGCGAGGCGCTGCTCGCCGACCTGGCCACCCTCGACGGCAAGAAAATCGCCTGCGTGCAGTTCCAGACCGAGATGGCCGCCCGCAACGGCCACCGCACCCCGGTTCAGGTGGTGGTGCACCAGGCGGTTTTCGAACAAACGCCGGTGTACGTCGCGTTTGTGGCCGACCTCAGTCAGACCCGGGCGCTGGAACACAAGCTGGCGCAGGCGCAGAAACTCGAGTCGCTCGGCCAGCTGGCCGCCGGCATCGCGCACGAGATCAACACGCCGATGCAGTGCATCGCCAGCAACATGGAGTTCCTCGACGGCAGCTACAAGCTCCTCGACCCGATCTGCCGCGAGATGCTGACCGCGGTCGAACTCGAACCCGCCGAGTGGGCGACGCGGCAGGCCGTGCTGCGGGATCTGGTCAATGCTCGCCTGGGGTTTGTGCTCGACCAGGCGGCCGGCGCCGTGGAGGAGACCGCCGGGGCGTCCCAGCGGGTAGTCGAGATTGTCCGCGCAATGAAGGCGATGTCGCACCCTGGCGCCCGCGAGAAGTCCGCGGCCGACGTCAACGAGATCATCCGCCAGGCGGCCACCATCACCCGCAACCGCTGGAAGTACGTGGCGGAGATGCAGCTCGAGCTCGCCGAGCCGGCGCCGGTTGTGCCGCTGCTCGCCGCCGAGATGAGCCAGGTGTTGCTGAACCTGATCGTCAACGCCGCGGACGCCATCGTCGACCGCTACGGCGAGCTGCCCGGGGCTGGGAAGATTACTGTCCGCACGGAGAGCCACGAAGAGTACGTCCGCATCGAGGTGTCGGACAACGGCGCAGGGATGAGCGAGGCCGTCCGCAGACGGATCTTCGAGCCGTTCTTCACCACCAAGGACGTCGGCAAGGGGACCGGCCAGGGGCTCGCCATCGCCTACGACGCCGTCGTCAACAAGCACCAGGGAACGATCGAGCTGACCTCGACGCCGGGCGACGGGACCACCTTTATCGTCTGCCTGCCGGCAGGCGAACGCCAGACGACCGAAGCAGAAGGCTCGCCCGGCGAAGAGATCGCCGTGCAGGCCTGA
- a CDS encoding response regulator, producing the protein MGYRVMLVDDDHTLLSSIGRNLCLDYDLVTACSGAEALEKITEHGPFGLVLTDMRMPGMTGLQLIIEARKVSPMTSYIMLTGNQDLGTAVQAVNEGHVFRFLSKPCELATIRSAIEAGLRQYGLEVGEKELLNKTCAGAIALLTDVLEATQPMICSRHSSTSETVEMLLEAAGVPKRWEYALASRLALVGFACLGEESARVFDTTSPHDADWKFAVERAMGIGGRMVKRIPRLGIVGEIVESAHGVTGAFCYKKPKSEAAIVRTGATLIALSLAWETLRRQGLRRKDAVEEMKLLFPELLPVYVEAFEKLPETGDADEQPGAQVDVSELAPGMVLHSDVVGRDGSVLLRAGSRLSEVHIEKLRNGTEHFGGTRPIMIVEATAHAVA; encoded by the coding sequence ATGGGCTATCGTGTGATGCTGGTCGACGACGACCACACCCTCCTGAGCAGCATCGGCAGGAACCTCTGCCTCGACTACGACCTGGTCACCGCGTGCTCCGGGGCCGAGGCGCTCGAGAAGATCACCGAGCACGGTCCGTTCGGACTCGTGCTGACCGACATGCGCATGCCGGGCATGACCGGGCTGCAGCTTATCATCGAGGCCCGCAAAGTTTCGCCGATGACCAGCTACATCATGCTGACCGGCAATCAGGACCTGGGGACCGCGGTGCAGGCGGTCAACGAGGGGCACGTCTTCCGCTTCCTGAGCAAGCCGTGCGAGCTCGCGACCATCCGTTCCGCCATCGAGGCCGGGCTCCGCCAGTACGGGCTCGAGGTGGGCGAGAAGGAGCTGCTCAACAAGACCTGCGCCGGCGCCATCGCCCTGCTGACGGACGTCCTCGAGGCGACCCAGCCGATGATCTGCTCGCGTCACAGCAGCACCAGCGAGACCGTCGAGATGCTGCTCGAGGCGGCCGGCGTCCCGAAACGCTGGGAGTACGCGCTCGCCTCGCGGCTGGCGTTGGTCGGGTTTGCGTGCCTGGGCGAAGAGTCGGCCCGGGTGTTCGACACCACCAGCCCGCACGACGCCGATTGGAAGTTCGCGGTTGAGCGGGCGATGGGCATCGGCGGCCGCATGGTCAAGCGGATCCCGCGCCTCGGCATTGTCGGCGAGATCGTCGAATCGGCCCACGGCGTGACCGGCGCCTTCTGCTACAAGAAGCCAAAGTCCGAGGCCGCGATCGTCCGCACCGGAGCGACCCTGATCGCCTTGTCGCTCGCGTGGGAGACGCTCCGCCGGCAGGGGCTCAGGCGGAAGGACGCGGTTGAGGAGATGAAGCTGCTGTTCCCCGAACTCCTGCCGGTCTACGTCGAGGCGTTTGAGAAGCTGCCCGAGACCGGGGACGCCGACGAACAACCCGGCGCGCAGGTGGACGTCAGCGAGCTGGCGCCCGGCATGGTGCTGCACTCGGACGTCGTGGGACGCGACGGGTCGGTGTTGCTGCGGGCCGGGTCGCGGCTGTCGGAGGTGCACATCGAAAAGCTCCGCAACGGCACCGAGCACTTCGGCGGCACCCGCCCGATCATGATCGTCGAGGCGACCGCCCACGCCGTGGCGTAG
- a CDS encoding DUF4394 domain-containing protein, translating into MKMKKYVAFAVLALAGIALPGDAQAGELVFGVTDEQRLVSWDSTAPGALLSGTSIMGLQNNERVVGIDFRPATGQLYALGSFSQLYTLNTTTGSATMVGPGPFTPAISGSNFGFDFNPVIDKIRLDSDTNANYVLDPDAGTATAVTDLFYGPGDPNENVDPNVVHAAYDRSFAGTTATQLYGVDTRLDVLVKQANSAGTLTTVGSIGTDVTATGGFDISGSSDVAYMAIENASTSFSTFWMVDLTTGVGSAVGEIGSGIVITSMAVAPVPEPAAALLAFGACAALLAGRRRTA; encoded by the coding sequence ATGAAAATGAAGAAGTATGTCGCGTTTGCTGTGCTCGCGCTAGCAGGCATTGCCCTGCCGGGCGATGCGCAGGCCGGTGAGCTCGTCTTCGGGGTCACCGACGAGCAGCGTCTGGTGAGCTGGGACTCGACCGCCCCTGGCGCCCTGCTGAGCGGGACCTCGATCATGGGCCTGCAGAACAACGAGCGGGTGGTCGGCATCGACTTCCGCCCGGCCACCGGCCAGCTCTACGCGCTCGGCAGCTTCAGCCAGCTCTACACCCTCAACACGACCACCGGATCCGCGACGATGGTCGGCCCCGGCCCGTTCACGCCGGCGATCAGCGGCTCGAACTTCGGTTTCGACTTCAACCCGGTGATCGACAAGATCCGCCTCGACTCGGACACCAACGCCAACTACGTCCTCGACCCCGACGCCGGCACGGCCACCGCGGTGACCGACCTGTTCTACGGACCGGGCGACCCGAACGAGAACGTCGACCCGAACGTCGTGCACGCGGCTTACGACCGCAGCTTCGCCGGCACCACCGCCACCCAGCTGTACGGCGTCGACACCCGGCTCGACGTGCTGGTCAAGCAGGCCAACTCGGCCGGCACGCTGACCACGGTCGGCTCGATCGGGACCGATGTCACCGCGACCGGCGGGTTCGACATCTCGGGCTCGTCGGACGTTGCGTACATGGCGATCGAAAACGCGTCGACCTCCTTCTCGACGTTCTGGATGGTCGACCTGACGACCGGCGTCGGCTCGGCGGTCGGTGAAATCGGCAGCGGCATTGTGATCACGTCGATGGCCGTGGCGCCGGTCCCCGAGCCCGCCGCGGCGTTGCTGGCGTTTGGCGCCTGCGCCGCTTTGCTGGCCGGCCGACGCCGGACCGCGTAG
- a CDS encoding sigma-70 family RNA polymerase sigma factor, which yields MTAPSPSPPEPAADRHTDATLMSGVCRADRAALAALYDRHAPSIYAVCLRVLRQPADAEAVVSDVFLEIWRKPAGFDPARGTCRSYLLTMARSRSIDRLRSLSTRRTRTAEAQADAEGGRDARQAGLDPAGAAEANERRATVQAVVERLGEDQREVLMLSFFDGLTHKQIAEELGLPLGTVKTRIRSGLKTLRQALVQMGVRDAV from the coding sequence TTGACCGCACCCTCCCCTTCTCCCCCCGAGCCGGCCGCCGACCGCCACACGGACGCGACGCTGATGTCCGGCGTGTGCCGGGCCGACCGCGCCGCGTTGGCCGCGCTGTACGACCGCCACGCGCCCAGTATCTACGCGGTCTGCTTGCGGGTGCTGAGACAGCCGGCGGACGCCGAGGCGGTGGTTTCGGACGTGTTTCTGGAAATCTGGCGAAAACCAGCCGGATTTGACCCCGCGCGGGGGACCTGCCGTTCGTACCTACTTACGATGGCCCGCAGCCGATCGATCGACCGCCTGAGATCCCTGTCGACCCGGCGGACCCGCACCGCCGAGGCCCAGGCAGACGCCGAAGGGGGACGCGACGCCAGGCAGGCCGGCCTCGACCCGGCCGGCGCGGCCGAGGCCAACGAACGCAGGGCGACCGTGCAGGCGGTCGTCGAGCGGCTCGGAGAGGACCAACGTGAGGTGCTGATGCTTTCCTTTTTTGATGGCCTAACCCACAAGCAGATCGCCGAGGAGCTGGGGCTCCCGCTCGGCACGGTCAAGACGCGCATCCGCAGCGGGCTCAAGACGCTGCGCCAGGCCCTCGTGCAGATGGGGGTCCGCGATGCGGTGTGA
- a CDS encoding zf-HC2 domain-containing protein — protein MRCEDVQERLPEYVSGTLPTEDRLAIDTHLADGCQDCARECEAIGQAVVLLSESLAPATPPPGMKQRLFDSLDDAAVTPAPRGATSGAAAARGRTWLAYAVTAACAAAVGVVVTRYVVTPATGDPTLVAEANEPTDDQLGVAEWRRRVAQAEQEFGPPRAQLASVAVETSDPELQAVVYYDTLAQQMHVLVSGVRLESDSGALWAWFRDADQQVMFAGPLEVMGGRQAAGVVDVSGELTDLRDVLLTEVNGERPKESIPAEPIGRPVGRAEVAPRP, from the coding sequence ATGCGGTGTGAAGACGTTCAAGAGCGGCTGCCGGAGTACGTCTCGGGGACGCTACCAACGGAAGATCGGCTGGCGATCGACACGCACCTGGCCGACGGCTGTCAGGACTGCGCGAGAGAATGCGAGGCGATCGGCCAGGCGGTGGTGCTGCTGTCGGAAAGCCTGGCCCCCGCGACCCCGCCACCAGGGATGAAGCAGCGGCTGTTCGATTCGCTCGACGACGCAGCCGTGACGCCCGCTCCGCGTGGCGCGACGAGCGGCGCCGCGGCGGCCCGCGGCCGCACGTGGCTGGCCTACGCGGTCACTGCGGCGTGCGCGGCGGCGGTTGGCGTTGTGGTGACGCGGTACGTCGTCACGCCCGCCACCGGCGATCCGACCCTGGTCGCCGAGGCGAACGAACCCACAGACGACCAGCTTGGCGTCGCAGAGTGGCGGCGCCGCGTCGCCCAAGCAGAGCAGGAGTTCGGCCCGCCCCGCGCCCAGCTCGCCAGCGTGGCGGTCGAGACCTCCGACCCCGAGCTGCAGGCCGTGGTGTACTACGACACCCTCGCCCAGCAGATGCACGTGCTGGTCTCGGGCGTGCGGCTGGAGTCCGACTCCGGTGCGCTGTGGGCCTGGTTCCGCGACGCCGATCAGCAGGTGATGTTCGCCGGGCCGCTTGAAGTGATGGGCGGCCGGCAGGCCGCCGGAGTGGTCGACGTCAGCGGCGAACTCACCGACCTCCGCGACGTGCTGCTAACGGAAGTGAACGGGGAGCGTCCCAAAGAGTCGATCCCAGCAGAGCCGATCGGACGGCCCGTTGGCCGCGCCGAGGTGGCGCCCCGTCCGTAG